A DNA window from Zingiber officinale cultivar Zhangliang chromosome 3A, Zo_v1.1, whole genome shotgun sequence contains the following coding sequences:
- the LOC122052447 gene encoding double-stranded RNA-binding protein 1-like yields the protein MHKSRLQELCQRQQWSLPEYATSHDGPAHNFRFSATVTVNGSSFHSPDLSRTSKEAQNKAALIAFEQLSDVVPQSPPVDLPPPPTPAPALPIDLGNQVSYKNQLQIYLQKQAKCLPTYTYVCHALQFKATVKVDEQTFESTSYCYTVKEAEHSAAKVALMSLFGDQQDDGIMYKNLLQELVQKEGLPMPEYNTTRYGESHVPTFSVTVEIKGKLFQGDAAKTKRQAETNAAKIAYSYLYQSGQADFLPIYLQYWKSIWNLNLLLQH from the exons ATGCACAAGAGCCGGCTCCAGGAGCTCTGCCAGCGCCAGCAATGGTCGCTTCCGGAGTACGCCACCTCACATGACGGCCCTGCCCACAATTTCCGCTTTAGCGCTACCGTCACCGTCAACGGCTCCTCGTTCCACTCCCCCGATCTCTCCCGGACATCCAAGGAAGCTCAGAACAAGGCCGCGCTGATCGCTTTCGAGCAGCTCTCTGACGTGGTCCCGCAGTCGCCGCCCGTGGACTTACCACCGCCTCCAACCCCTGCACCGGCCCTTCCTATAGATCTTG GCAATCAAGTTTCATACAAGAACCAACTTCAGATATATCTTCAGAAGCAAGCTAAATGTCTACCAACATATACCTATGTTTGTCATGCTCTTCAATTCAAAGCTACTGTTAAAGTTGATGAGCAAACTTTTGAGAGCACATCATATTGTTATACTGTTAAGGAAGCTGAACATTCTGCTGCAAAAGTTGCTTTGATGTCATTGTTTGGTGATCAGCAG gaTGATGGCATTATGTACAAGAATCTATTGCAGGAATTAGTACAAAAAGAAGGGTTGCCTATGCCAGAGTATAACACAACGAGATATGGTGAAAGTCATGTTCCTACTTTCTCTGTCACTGTTGAAATCAAAGGCAAATTATTTCAGGGAGATGCAGCGAAAACCAAGAGACAGGCAGAAACGAATGCTGCAAAGATCGCATATTCTTATCTTTACCAAA GTGGTCAAGCAGATTTTCTTCCCATTTATCTTCAATATTGGAAGAGCATATGGAATCTGAACCTGCTGCTTCAACATTAG
- the LOC122050663 gene encoding pentatricopeptide repeat-containing protein At1g66345, mitochondrial-like has protein sequence MALTFFHWCSQTKHFEHDLRSYYFIVHVLICYGLFIDVRAWSAVTKYTERVASKHASIVEVLLGTYEAVFPVHRVFDLLLQVYSKKRMVNEAFDACRYLGDHGLDTNLISFNTMLHVSQRSDQNNLSWKIFEYMFVRRIYPNQTTTEVMIDVMLKEGVLPKLVSVLDRNRGSRCAPSIIVNTTLAFRIIEEDRAEEAITLLKRMLQRNMMFDDIAYSLIVASYCKLCKLDSALQSKDEMISRGCNLNSYVYTCLIGFYSQEERIEEGVQMMEEMSSIGLKPYDETYNHLIIGLSRNGWTN, from the coding sequence ATGGCGCTAACTTTCTTCCACTGGTGCTCCCAGACTAAACATTTCGAACATGACTTGCGATCTTATTACTTCATTGTTCATGTCCTTATTTGTTACGGCCTTTTTATCGATGTGCGTGCTTGGTCGGCAGTCACTAAGTATACAGAGAGAGTTGCATCTAAACATGCATCAATTGTGGAGGTGCTTCTCGGCACTTACGAAGCAGTTTTTCCCGTACATCGTGTTTTTGATCTTTTGCTACAGGTGTATTCGAAGAAGAGAATGGTCAATGAAGCGTTTGATGCTTGCAGATACTTGGGAGATCATGGGTTGGATACTAATTTAATTAGCTTTAACACAATGCTTCATGTTTCACAGAGATCTGATCAGAATAATTTGTCTTGGAAGATATTTGAATATATGTTTGTAAGAAGAATATACCCAAACCAAACAACGACTGAAGTTATGATTGATGTGATGCTCAAGGAAGGGGTTTTGCCAAAGTTAGTGAGTGTTTTAGATAGAAATCGTGGGAGTAGATGTGCCCCTAGCATTATTGTGAACACTACACTGGCTTTTAGGATCATTGAGGAGGATAGGGCTGAAGAAGCAATCACTCTTTTAAAGAGAATGCTGCAAAGAAACATGATGTTTGATGATATTGCATACTCTTTGATTGTAGCTAGCTATTGCAAGTTGTGCAAACTGGACTCGGCACTTCAATCCAAGGACGAAATGATCAGCAGGGGATGCAACttgaattcatatgtttacaCTTGTCTAATAGGATTTTATTCTCAGGAAGAAAGAATCGAAGAGGGTGTTCAAATGATGGAAGAGATGAGCTCAATAGGACTGAAACCATATGACGAGACATATAATCATCTGATAATTGGTCTGTCGAGAAATGGATGGACAAATTAG